The DNA segment GCTCGCGGTCAAGGTCCGCGCCGCGCCGCGGGACTGGATCGCCCAGAAGCCGATCGGCCTGTCGACGTCCCCGACGCTGATCAACGGCCGGATCGCCCCCCGGCACGTCGACCTGCGGCCGTTCGCGGTCAACGACGGCTCCGACGTGTGGGTGCTGCCCGGCGGGCTGACCCGGGTGGCGCTGCCGGAGGGCGAGCTGGTGGTCAACTCCAGCCAGGGCGGCGGGTCCAAGGACACCTGGGTGATCACCCCGCCGCGGCCGGCCGCCGAGCCCGCGCCCGAGCACGACGTCACCCGGATCGAGTTCACCACCGCCGACCTGCCGGCCGAGCCGCCCGCCCAGGACCCCGGCCCGGCCAACGACAACGCGATCGCCCAGTCCCAGCAGCAGCAGCAGCAGAAGGACCCCGCCCTCCTCACCCCTCGCGAGCTCGGGGCGAGCCTCTGGGCGGGGCCGACGGGAGGTGCCCCGTGCTGAGCCGGATCGCGGAGTCGTTGTTCTGGATCGGCCGGTACGTGGAGCGGGCCGACGACACCGCCCGCATCCTCGACGTGCACACCCAGCGGCTGGTCGAGGACCCGTGGATCGACGAGCGGCGGGCCTGCGCGAACCTGCTGGCGCTGATGGGTGCGCCGTGCGCGGAGGAGGAGGCCGACACCGAGCGGGTGCTGGCCACGCTGGCCTTCGACCGGTCCAGCCCGAGCTCGATCACCGGGGCGCTGTCCGCGGCGCGGGAGAACGCCCGCGGCGCACGCGAGGTGCTCTCGGCGGAGATCTGGGAGTCGCTCAACGTCACCCACAACGCCCTCCCGCAGCAGCGCACCATGGCCCGCCGGTACGGCCCGCACTCGCTGTTCCGGTTCGTGCGGGAGCGCTCGGCGATGGTGTTCGGGCTGGCCGACGCCACGATGAGCCGCGACGAGAGCTGGCTGTTCCTCATCCTCGGCCGCTCTCTGGAGCGGGTCGACATGACCGCCCGGATGCTGTCCACCCGCGTGCTGGCCGGGGACGCCGCGCCGTCCTGGACGCTGGTGCTGCGCTCCACCGGCGCCTACGAGCCCTACCTGCGCACCTACCGCGGCGCGGTGAACTCCAGCCGGGCCGCCGAGTTCCTGCTGCTCGACCGGCTGTTCCCCCGCTCGGTGTTCGCCTCGCTGGAGCAGGCCGAGGGCTGCCTGGCCGAGCTGGAGCGGGCCAACGTGCGCGAGGGGCACCGGGTCGGCGTCGCCGGCGAGGCGCACCGGATCGTCGGCCGGGCGCGGACGATGCTGGAGTTCATGCAGACCGACGAGATCCTGGCCAAGCTGCCCACCCGTCTCGACGAGCTGCAGCGCACCTGCTCGCTGGCCAGCGAGGCGGTCACCAGCCGGTTCTTCACCGAGCAGGCACCCCAGATCTGGGTGCCGGAGAGCGTCGGGTGACGGGCGTGCCCCAGTCGCAGTCCCAGTACCAGACCCAGGTCCAGGGCCCGGCCCGGGTGCCCAGCGACCGCTGGCGGCTCCAGGTCGTGCACCGCACCCAGTTCCGCTACGGCGGCCCGGTCCGCTCCTCCTACAACGAGGCGCGGATGACCCCGGAGAACAGCAGCCGGCAGACGACGCTGCGCTCGCGGGTGGAGATCGAGCCGACCGCGACCGTGCACGCCTACCGCGACTACTGGGGTTCGACGGTCACCGCCTTCGACACCCACGGCCCGCACACCGAGCTGGTGGTCAAGGCCACCTCGGTGGTCGAGGCCGGGCCCGAGCCGCACCTGCCCGACCCGGTCGACTGGACGGCGCTCGCCGAGCCCGACGTCCTGGACCGGTTCGGTGAGTTCCTGCGCCCCTCCCGGCTGACCGCGATGGACGAGCCGGTGGTGGCCGCCGTCCGCGAGGTCGTCGGCGACGCCGGCCCGCGGGAGGCCGGCCGCCTGGTCTGCCGGTTCGTGTACGAGCACATGGAGTACCTGACCGGCTCGACCAACGTGAAGACCAACGCGATGCAGGCCTGGACCTCCGGCAAGGGGGTCTGCCAGGACATCTCGCACGTCTCGGTC comes from the Modestobacter italicus genome and includes:
- a CDS encoding alpha-E domain-containing protein; protein product: MLSRIAESLFWIGRYVERADDTARILDVHTQRLVEDPWIDERRACANLLALMGAPCAEEEADTERVLATLAFDRSSPSSITGALSAARENARGAREVLSAEIWESLNVTHNALPQQRTMARRYGPHSLFRFVRERSAMVFGLADATMSRDESWLFLILGRSLERVDMTARMLSTRVLAGDAAPSWTLVLRSTGAYEPYLRTYRGAVNSSRAAEFLLLDRLFPRSVFASLEQAEGCLAELERANVREGHRVGVAGEAHRIVGRARTMLEFMQTDEILAKLPTRLDELQRTCSLASEAVTSRFFTEQAPQIWVPESVG
- a CDS encoding transglutaminase family protein encodes the protein MPQSQSQYQTQVQGPARVPSDRWRLQVVHRTQFRYGGPVRSSYNEARMTPENSSRQTTLRSRVEIEPTATVHAYRDYWGSTVTAFDTHGPHTELVVKATSVVEAGPEPHLPDPVDWTALAEPDVLDRFGEFLRPSRLTAMDEPVVAAVREVVGDAGPREAGRLVCRFVYEHMEYLTGSTNVKTNAMQAWTSGKGVCQDISHVSVGLLRALGLPARYVSGYLHPKPSAQIGQAVTGESHAWVEWWDGGWSGYDPTNVVEIGTRHVTLARGRDYTDVPPLKGIFSGPKSEGSKVTVEVTRLA